A genomic stretch from Natronomonas gomsonensis includes:
- a CDS encoding HpcH/HpaI aldolase/citrate lyase family protein — protein MRVRRSELTTPGVSLDMMKKAAASAADEVMLDLEDAVAPDEKEIARERIVRALDEFDWAKTVVSVRINGLDHPNSYRDLVDVVEAAGNSIDTIVVPKVRQPEDVYVVSTLLDQIEAATGITDSIGIEVLIEETEALQQVDNIAAASDRLETLIFGPGDYAAAQGISVDHPGGQPAPERYPGDVWHYARNRIVVAARANGLDAIDGPFADFSNPEGYRQECRWSQTLGFVGKWAIHPSQIEIANEEYRPDAEAVERAQEIVDAMESGHESGQGAVQVDGEMLDEAVLRSARRTLARARQVGMVNDALNDDEN, from the coding sequence ATGCGAGTACGGCGTAGTGAGTTGACTACCCCCGGAGTTAGCCTCGATATGATGAAGAAAGCAGCGGCCTCCGCGGCCGACGAGGTGATGCTCGATCTCGAAGATGCTGTCGCGCCTGACGAGAAGGAGATAGCACGTGAGCGAATTGTCCGTGCTCTCGATGAATTCGACTGGGCGAAGACAGTGGTCTCCGTTCGTATCAACGGCCTCGACCATCCAAACTCGTACCGTGACCTCGTCGATGTTGTCGAGGCAGCCGGTAACAGTATCGACACCATCGTCGTTCCGAAGGTGCGCCAACCTGAAGACGTGTACGTGGTGTCAACATTGCTCGATCAGATAGAGGCTGCCACCGGCATCACTGACTCCATCGGTATCGAAGTACTTATTGAGGAGACAGAGGCCCTCCAGCAGGTTGACAACATCGCTGCCGCGAGCGACCGACTAGAGACGCTCATCTTCGGACCCGGAGATTATGCGGCCGCGCAGGGGATCAGCGTTGATCACCCCGGCGGACAGCCCGCGCCGGAACGGTATCCCGGCGACGTCTGGCACTACGCTCGCAATCGAATCGTGGTCGCAGCACGGGCTAACGGTCTTGACGCCATTGACGGCCCGTTCGCGGACTTCTCGAACCCCGAGGGATATCGACAGGAGTGTCGGTGGTCGCAGACGCTCGGATTCGTCGGCAAATGGGCCATTCATCCTAGTCAAATCGAAATCGCGAACGAGGAGTACCGACCCGATGCAGAGGCAGTGGAACGAGCACAGGAGATCGTTGATGCGATGGAGTCCGGCCACGAGTCTGGCCAAGGTGCGGTGCAGGTCGACGGCGAGATGCTGGACGAAGCCGTACTGAGGTCTGCCCGGCGCACACTGGCACGTGCTCGCCAAGTCGGCATGGTCAACGACGCACTGAACGATGATGAGAACTAA
- a CDS encoding LLM class flavin-dependent oxidoreductase yields MAELGLMLPDEAFGVTVEKTIHFAKRAEVAGFDSVWKGEASWGNGLMTLSAVARETDDIKLGSGIANVFSRTPALLAMSGGTLDSLSNGRTILGLGVSSESVVEDFHGLSFDRPLRRMRETIEILRQTFHSDAIEYEGDIFDVGPYSIGFDIERDRIPIYNAAMGETNCRLTGEFADGWLPAFIPHSELKSAQRAIAEGARKANRDPDDITVAPMVGAAVDDDPEVAANHARSFLAQEMAMGYNRLAEKFGFGEEGNEAHDRWREGDREGAADAISDEMLHELAIYGTPEQFREDIQRYENAGCDTVVLFPPYSAPNSTIEAIIDAV; encoded by the coding sequence ATGGCCGAGTTAGGATTGATGTTGCCAGACGAGGCGTTTGGTGTGACTGTCGAGAAGACTATACACTTCGCAAAGCGTGCTGAGGTCGCCGGGTTCGACTCCGTATGGAAGGGCGAGGCGTCGTGGGGGAACGGCCTCATGACGTTGAGTGCCGTTGCGCGCGAGACCGATGACATCAAGCTCGGGTCCGGAATTGCGAACGTCTTCTCACGGACGCCAGCGCTTCTTGCGATGAGTGGGGGGACCCTCGATTCCCTGTCCAACGGCCGGACCATCCTCGGGCTCGGCGTGAGCTCTGAATCTGTCGTGGAGGACTTCCACGGTCTCTCGTTTGACCGGCCGCTCAGGCGGATGCGCGAAACCATCGAAATTCTTCGCCAGACGTTCCACAGCGATGCCATCGAGTACGAGGGCGATATTTTCGACGTCGGTCCCTACAGTATCGGCTTCGACATTGAGCGTGACCGAATCCCCATCTACAACGCGGCGATGGGCGAGACGAACTGTCGACTGACCGGTGAGTTCGCTGACGGCTGGCTCCCTGCGTTCATACCCCACAGCGAACTCAAAAGCGCACAACGGGCCATCGCCGAGGGCGCGCGCAAAGCAAACCGCGATCCCGATGATATAACTGTGGCCCCCATGGTCGGAGCAGCCGTTGACGACGACCCAGAAGTCGCCGCCAATCACGCACGGTCCTTCCTCGCCCAAGAGATGGCGATGGGATACAATCGACTCGCCGAGAAATTCGGATTCGGCGAGGAGGGAAACGAAGCCCATGACCGCTGGCGTGAGGGCGACCGCGAGGGGGCCGCAGATGCAATCTCCGACGAAATGCTCCACGAATTGGCGATCTACGGCACTCCCGAACAGTTCCGGGAAGACATCCAGCGCTATGAGAACGCCGGCTGTGACACCGTCGTGCTCTTTCCGCCGTATTCGGCCCCGAACTCAACTATCGAGGCGATAATAGACGCTGTCTGA
- a CDS encoding enoyl-CoA hydratase/isomerase family protein codes for MTEMSFETIQWSFDEVTGVGKIVLDRPGAMNSLSAQLKSDIGAGFDAFAEVDDEADGVAVRAVVVEGAGEKAFCAGADINEFREVTPGVFEMVEAIEAPEQCPAPVVAKIDGYCLGGGLELALACDFRIASKRSTVGQPEVDLGIIPGGGGTQRLAALVGASRAKFLCMSGTHIEADTAAEDGILDAVHPADELDTAVDSFLNEIVEKPPLAVRAIKDVVNVSQEVGMQEGRMYEKRATDGLKNTADHAESVEAFAEDREPEWQGK; via the coding sequence TGATGAGGTGACTGGTGTCGGGAAGATTGTCTTGGACCGGCCGGGAGCGATGAACTCGTTGTCGGCACAACTAAAATCAGATATAGGTGCGGGCTTCGACGCATTTGCAGAGGTGGATGATGAGGCTGACGGTGTGGCAGTTCGCGCAGTCGTTGTCGAGGGTGCCGGGGAGAAGGCCTTCTGCGCCGGCGCGGACATCAACGAATTTCGCGAGGTCACTCCGGGTGTATTTGAGATGGTTGAAGCCATTGAAGCACCGGAACAGTGCCCGGCCCCGGTGGTCGCGAAGATTGATGGATACTGTCTCGGTGGCGGGCTCGAACTCGCACTCGCCTGTGATTTCCGCATCGCTAGCAAGCGTTCGACCGTTGGACAGCCGGAGGTCGACCTCGGAATTATCCCCGGTGGTGGCGGTACTCAACGTCTTGCTGCGCTCGTTGGCGCGTCCCGCGCAAAATTCCTTTGTATGTCTGGGACACATATTGAGGCCGACACAGCGGCTGAAGACGGTATCCTTGATGCAGTCCACCCTGCTGACGAACTCGACACAGCGGTTGATTCGTTTCTCAACGAGATTGTTGAGAAGCCACCGCTTGCGGTTCGAGCAATTAAGGACGTCGTGAATGTCTCACAGGAGGTTGGCATGCAGGAAGGTCGTATGTACGAGAAGCGAGCAACGGATGGCCTCAAGAACACGGCAGACCACGCAGAAAGCGTTGAGGCGTTTGCTGAGGACCGCGAGCCGGAATGGCAAGGAAAGTAA
- a CDS encoding ABC transporter ATP-binding protein has protein sequence MSSMDTTGTGDTEQDLLSVKGINTYYGDSHILYDLSISVREGEVVSILGRNGVGKTTTLRSIMGLTPPRSGTIQFRGTDITQQAPHDTLMDGIALVPEERVIFPNLSVKENLQVPKVSNSTSDRGVSIKDVYEMFPRLEERKKQTGHSLSGGEQQMLAIARSLMTNPDLLMLDEPSEGLAPQIVADVHDIIAKLADSGLTILLVEQNVNMADSLADRHYILEKGSVQFEGQLSDLDTERQNKLLGIE, from the coding sequence ATGTCTAGCATGGACACCACTGGGACCGGTGACACAGAACAGGACCTGCTCTCGGTTAAGGGCATCAATACGTACTACGGTGATTCCCATATCCTCTATGACCTCTCGATATCGGTCAGAGAGGGCGAGGTCGTTTCCATCCTTGGTCGCAACGGGGTCGGCAAGACGACGACGCTCCGGAGTATCATGGGTCTGACGCCGCCCCGAAGCGGCACTATCCAGTTCAGGGGGACTGATATTACCCAACAGGCCCCACATGATACGCTGATGGACGGCATCGCGCTGGTCCCGGAGGAGCGAGTTATATTCCCAAACTTAAGTGTGAAGGAAAACCTTCAGGTCCCGAAGGTAAGTAACAGCACCAGCGACCGCGGTGTCAGTATCAAGGACGTCTACGAGATGTTTCCACGCTTGGAGGAACGAAAGAAACAGACAGGCCACTCGCTGTCGGGCGGTGAACAGCAAATGCTCGCTATCGCGCGCTCGCTGATGACGAACCCGGATCTTCTGATGCTCGACGAACCGTCAGAAGGGCTGGCACCCCAGATTGTAGCCGACGTTCACGACATCATCGCCAAACTCGCAGACAGCGGTCTGACGATACTGCTCGTCGAACAGAACGTCAATATGGCCGACTCGCTGGCTGACCGTCATTATATCCTTGAGAAAGGGTCAGTCCAGTTTGAGGGACAGCTGTCGGACCTTGATACCGAACGCCAAAACAAGCTACTAGGCATCGAATAA
- a CDS encoding CaiB/BaiF CoA transferase family protein has product MQPLDGIVVVDASQALSGPYATQILADMGAEVLKIESPKRGDLTRTLPPKYGEEISAYFASLNRNKESLTLDLTAEEGQTVLHDLVAEADVFIQNFGPGAAEEMSVDYDTLEAITEDLIYCDVSSYGEDSPYSDRKAFDIVFQGQSGLMGVTGTEDEPIRIGTSISDIAAAMTATYAIMTALYHRSNTDEGQYIDVSLLDTSFQLLMYHVSTFFATGENPKRMGRKHWNVAPYGVFETADSYIAMGVINEPMWQSFCQAVNREEWLEDGRFETFYSRVDNRDILDTLVENRLKDQTTDEWLDVLLDHDIPCSAINSVEDIVNDPHIEARDMLKTVEHPEHGEFTLINNPVNFSTLEAEVRTAPPALGENTDDVLEALGYSTEEIASLRDRGIV; this is encoded by the coding sequence ATGCAACCCCTTGACGGGATAGTCGTGGTAGACGCATCGCAGGCGCTCTCTGGTCCGTACGCGACGCAGATTCTCGCGGACATGGGTGCGGAGGTCCTCAAGATAGAGAGTCCGAAGCGGGGCGATTTGACGCGCACGTTACCACCCAAATATGGCGAGGAAATCAGCGCGTACTTCGCGAGCCTCAACCGGAACAAGGAGAGCCTGACACTCGATCTGACCGCCGAGGAAGGGCAAACAGTCCTACACGACCTCGTCGCAGAGGCGGACGTGTTCATCCAGAACTTCGGGCCGGGAGCGGCCGAGGAGATGTCCGTTGACTACGACACACTTGAGGCCATAACCGAAGACCTCATCTACTGTGACGTTTCGAGTTACGGCGAGGACAGTCCCTACAGCGACCGCAAAGCGTTCGACATCGTGTTTCAAGGCCAGTCTGGACTGATGGGCGTCACCGGAACAGAGGACGAACCTATCCGCATCGGGACCTCCATCTCTGACATTGCCGCGGCGATGACGGCTACCTACGCAATCATGACGGCGTTGTATCACCGGTCGAACACTGACGAAGGGCAGTACATAGACGTCTCGCTCTTGGATACGAGCTTCCAGTTACTCATGTACCACGTCTCGACATTCTTCGCAACGGGTGAGAACCCAAAACGGATGGGGCGGAAACATTGGAACGTCGCGCCGTATGGTGTGTTCGAGACGGCTGACTCCTACATCGCAATGGGCGTCATCAACGAGCCGATGTGGCAGTCGTTCTGCCAAGCGGTCAACCGGGAAGAGTGGCTTGAGGACGGCCGATTCGAGACATTCTACTCCCGCGTGGACAACCGTGATATCCTCGACACGCTCGTGGAGAACCGCCTCAAGGACCAGACGACTGACGAGTGGCTCGACGTCCTGCTTGACCATGACATCCCGTGTTCGGCTATCAACTCCGTGGAGGATATCGTCAACGACCCCCATATCGAGGCCCGAGATATGCTCAAGACCGTCGAACATCCCGAGCACGGGGAGTTCACACTCATCAATAACCCGGTTAACTTCTCGACGCTGGAGGCAGAGGTCCGCACAGCGCCGCCAGCACTCGGTGAGAACACCGACGACGTGCTTGAAGCCCTCGGGTACTCCACCGAGGAGATAGCGTCACTCCGGGATCGGGGTATCGTCTGA
- a CDS encoding acyl-CoA dehydrogenase family protein, translating to MTYLTDELRMLQNETRKFTKNEVLPEANERDPENERMSNELVRKMADMGFFGIMTPEEYGGLGMGPLAYATVTEELARGWLSVASIIARGQNLSGATEAQKEEYLPDMAAGERLKAVSISEPGAGSDVAGMSTTAEKVGDEYEINGQKTWCTFAKGADFLVLYARTDPDPPRRHEGISSFIVDKTAGEFDVDGLSATKLDTIGYHGWHSYELSLNNVRVPEDKLIGGDEGKGFYHIMDFFEPARVHTAARAIGLARGALEDSLEYAQDREQFDQPIGEFQAIRFKLATMATKIEAARQLTHYVANVKEEGGRCDMEACMAKYFASEMAEEVTSEGIQILGGNGYTTDYPLERYWRDARLTKIFEGTSEIQQRVIADRLFENGVHAGGV from the coding sequence ATGACATACCTTACAGACGAACTCAGAATGCTCCAGAACGAGACGCGCAAGTTCACTAAAAACGAGGTCCTTCCGGAAGCCAACGAACGTGATCCAGAGAACGAGCGAATGAGTAATGAATTGGTCAGAAAGATGGCAGACATGGGGTTTTTTGGGATTATGACGCCCGAAGAGTACGGAGGTCTCGGCATGGGGCCCTTGGCCTACGCCACAGTGACCGAAGAGCTAGCGCGAGGGTGGCTCAGCGTCGCCAGCATCATCGCCCGTGGCCAGAATCTCAGTGGTGCAACCGAGGCACAGAAGGAGGAGTACCTCCCGGATATGGCTGCCGGCGAGCGTCTGAAAGCCGTCAGCATCTCGGAACCAGGTGCCGGCAGTGACGTCGCAGGGATGTCGACAACCGCTGAGAAGGTCGGTGACGAGTACGAAATAAACGGTCAGAAGACTTGGTGTACGTTCGCGAAGGGAGCGGACTTCCTCGTGCTCTACGCCAGAACCGACCCCGACCCGCCGCGACGTCATGAGGGTATCTCGTCATTCATTGTCGACAAGACAGCTGGTGAGTTCGACGTCGACGGCCTCTCGGCGACGAAGCTCGATACTATAGGCTACCATGGTTGGCACTCCTACGAGCTCAGTCTGAACAACGTCCGGGTTCCTGAAGACAAGCTGATCGGTGGCGACGAGGGTAAAGGCTTCTACCATATCATGGATTTCTTCGAGCCTGCTCGCGTTCACACGGCGGCGCGAGCCATCGGCCTCGCCCGCGGCGCGCTGGAAGATTCACTGGAGTACGCACAGGATCGCGAGCAGTTCGACCAGCCCATCGGCGAGTTCCAAGCCATCCGGTTCAAGCTGGCGACGATGGCGACCAAAATAGAGGCCGCCAGACAGCTCACCCACTACGTCGCGAACGTCAAGGAGGAGGGCGGCCGTTGTGACATGGAGGCGTGCATGGCCAAGTACTTCGCCAGCGAGATGGCTGAGGAGGTCACCAGCGAGGGAATCCAGATTCTCGGTGGCAACGGGTACACGACGGATTACCCCCTGGAACGATACTGGCGGGACGCGCGCCTTACCAAGATATTCGAGGGAACTAGCGAGATTCAGCAACGAGTCATCGCCGATCGGCTATTCGAGAACGGCGTCCACGCGGGAGGCGTCTGA
- a CDS encoding MFS transporter has product MTASLRQWLSNLNIYYGWFVVVACFLSAMAAFGTIYSFSVFFGHIATAFDQSSKSTSLIFSLQSVVTYTGAAVVGLYVDRIGVRRLLVMAMVLVGGGLYGASQLRSLWGVTLAYGLVAAAGFAIIITIAMATTPRWFGRRRGLANGIATSGTGVGLLLAPPFASGLIDLFGWRTAYLGFTVVVVAILGLAMVLLADGPETIDIETGDEFLDMDNTVATAVSSEHSPLHNIAVTVRHPSFLLVFFAVLLVYMPVYVVLVYLVEFAASIGAGRTTGVLAVSVVGVTSIVGRNAAGVASDWFGRSYLAAACALVIGASSISLTIFNSPVAVLALAVVFGVGYGGIGSLLSPLLAELFGTGDLYALFGLTSISFAMAGSIGPYLSGVGYDVFGTFQPVFVTAGVVALLAVGIFVGTAIVVVPASEG; this is encoded by the coding sequence GTGACGGCATCGCTTCGGCAGTGGCTGTCGAATCTGAACATCTACTATGGTTGGTTCGTCGTGGTGGCGTGTTTTCTGAGCGCGATGGCTGCGTTCGGCACGATCTACTCTTTTAGTGTCTTTTTCGGCCACATCGCCACCGCGTTTGACCAGTCGAGCAAGAGTACATCACTTATTTTTTCGCTCCAGTCAGTTGTGACCTATACGGGCGCGGCGGTTGTTGGGCTATACGTCGACCGTATCGGCGTCCGGCGGCTGCTCGTGATGGCGATGGTCCTCGTCGGAGGTGGCCTCTATGGTGCGAGCCAACTGCGCAGTCTTTGGGGCGTCACCCTCGCCTACGGGCTGGTCGCGGCTGCAGGGTTCGCCATTATCATCACTATCGCCATGGCGACGACACCACGCTGGTTCGGTCGCCGTCGCGGATTAGCCAATGGCATCGCTACCTCCGGGACCGGAGTTGGACTGCTGCTCGCGCCGCCGTTCGCCAGCGGCCTCATCGACCTATTTGGCTGGCGAACCGCCTATCTCGGGTTCACCGTCGTTGTCGTTGCCATCCTCGGTCTAGCGATGGTGCTGCTCGCTGATGGACCGGAGACCATTGATATCGAAACTGGCGATGAATTCTTGGATATGGATAATACGGTAGCGACAGCAGTAAGTAGCGAGCATTCTCCACTGCATAATATCGCTGTTACGGTTCGGCACCCGTCGTTTCTGCTAGTCTTTTTCGCTGTCCTGCTGGTGTACATGCCCGTATATGTCGTGCTCGTCTACCTCGTCGAGTTCGCGGCCAGTATTGGTGCCGGCCGGACGACGGGCGTCCTTGCAGTAAGCGTCGTTGGAGTGACCAGTATTGTCGGTCGCAACGCGGCCGGTGTCGCTTCAGACTGGTTCGGTCGCAGCTACCTCGCGGCCGCCTGTGCGCTCGTCATCGGAGCGTCAAGCATCAGTCTCACGATTTTTAACTCCCCAGTCGCGGTACTCGCTCTGGCAGTCGTCTTCGGCGTCGGGTACGGTGGAATCGGGTCACTTCTCTCACCGCTGTTGGCGGAACTGTTTGGTACAGGCGATCTCTATGCGTTGTTCGGCTTGACCAGTATTTCGTTCGCCATGGCCGGGTCGATTGGACCATACCTGTCGGGGGTGGGCTACGACGTGTTTGGGACCTTCCAGCCAGTATTCGTGACGGCCGGCGTTGTGGCTCTTCTGGCAGTCGGTATCTTCGTGGGAACGGCCATTGTCGTCGTCCCCGCCAGCGAAGGGTGA
- a CDS encoding SDR family NAD(P)-dependent oxidoreductase: protein MANINGQVAIITGSGSGIGRAIARRLASDGATIAVNDVDEDAAAETVSLIKEDGGSAFSAVADVTNLKNVREMVSDVIDEAGGVDILVNNAGWDEMQWFLEQDPDVWDRIIDINFRGQINCARAVSEVMTEDNGGRIVNIASDAGRAGSTGEAVYSGAKGGVISFSKTLARELARDGVRVNVVAPGPTETPLVDEMREDSDLGEKILGSMASQIPLGRMAEPEDIAGAVAFLVSDDASFVTGQVLSVSGGLTMND from the coding sequence ATGGCAAATATCAACGGTCAGGTTGCAATTATTACGGGGAGTGGAAGTGGTATCGGTCGAGCAATTGCGCGGCGACTCGCGAGCGATGGGGCGACAATCGCGGTGAACGATGTAGACGAGGACGCCGCCGCGGAGACGGTGTCACTCATCAAGGAAGACGGCGGGAGCGCCTTCTCGGCTGTAGCCGACGTCACGAATCTCAAAAACGTTCGTGAGATGGTGTCCGACGTCATCGACGAGGCTGGCGGTGTCGACATCCTCGTGAACAACGCCGGCTGGGACGAGATGCAGTGGTTCCTCGAACAAGATCCCGACGTCTGGGACCGCATCATCGACATCAACTTCCGCGGTCAGATTAACTGTGCACGCGCCGTCAGCGAGGTCATGACCGAAGACAATGGCGGCCGCATCGTCAACATCGCCTCCGACGCCGGCCGTGCCGGCAGTACCGGTGAGGCAGTCTACTCTGGTGCGAAGGGCGGCGTCATATCGTTCTCAAAAACGCTAGCGCGTGAACTCGCACGCGACGGCGTGCGCGTCAACGTCGTCGCACCGGGACCGACAGAGACGCCACTGGTTGACGAGATGCGCGAGGACAGCGATCTCGGCGAGAAGATACTTGGCAGCATGGCCAGCCAGATCCCTCTCGGCCGGATGGCCGAACCCGAGGACATTGCTGGTGCCGTTGCCTTCTTAGTATCCGATGACGCCTCATTCGTCACCGGTCAGGTACTGAGCGTCTCCGGGGGTCTCACGATGAACGACTGA
- a CDS encoding acyl-CoA dehydrogenase family protein, protein MDFGFTETQQMVRSQLHEFVTERIIGENFGWDDRDFPTEVYDDMADLGLLGLHLPEEAGGEEFDPVTSGVVYEVLGRGDVGLAMLALSENLVNKLLWEYGDKYHRDVATSVRAGEEHICFALTEPGQGSDAQNIETRAKPTDDGWLLSGEKTAITGATLADHCFVIARQTDPEAIRAYLMPLDADGVDVQPYGGMGCEVSGWGQIFMDNVEIPAEARVADENAFKMAMRTFDQSRAWIALYALGAAQQTLDETESYLTEREAMGKPLAGYEGPQFEFAECQTRVDAARLKAYQTLWKAREEKAHTRDAAMVKWYGPQVAVDTVRACLVLHGHYGYSDDFGLGKRLQDVLGQQIADGTPHVQKIIVARETFGREYLPYDR, encoded by the coding sequence ATGGATTTCGGATTCACCGAAACACAGCAGATGGTTCGGTCACAGCTCCACGAATTCGTCACCGAACGCATTATCGGTGAGAATTTTGGATGGGATGACCGAGACTTCCCGACCGAGGTCTACGACGATATGGCCGACCTTGGGCTGCTCGGTCTTCATCTTCCCGAGGAGGCCGGCGGCGAAGAGTTTGATCCCGTCACGTCCGGCGTCGTCTACGAGGTGCTCGGCCGCGGTGACGTCGGCTTGGCGATGCTCGCACTCTCTGAGAACCTCGTCAACAAACTTCTCTGGGAGTACGGGGACAAATACCACCGTGATGTGGCAACGAGCGTCCGAGCGGGTGAGGAACATATCTGCTTCGCCTTGACCGAACCCGGGCAAGGTTCGGACGCACAAAATATCGAAACCCGAGCCAAACCAACCGACGATGGCTGGTTGCTCTCCGGAGAAAAAACGGCTATCACGGGTGCGACGCTGGCCGACCACTGTTTCGTTATCGCTCGCCAGACCGACCCCGAAGCTATCAGGGCGTACCTCATGCCGCTGGACGCCGACGGCGTTGACGTCCAGCCCTACGGCGGTATGGGTTGTGAAGTGAGTGGCTGGGGGCAGATATTCATGGATAACGTCGAGATACCTGCCGAGGCGCGGGTTGCCGACGAGAATGCGTTCAAGATGGCAATGCGGACGTTCGACCAGTCGCGAGCGTGGATTGCACTCTATGCGCTGGGTGCCGCCCAGCAGACCCTCGACGAGACGGAGTCGTACCTCACAGAGCGTGAGGCGATGGGCAAACCGCTGGCCGGCTACGAAGGCCCGCAGTTCGAGTTTGCCGAGTGCCAGACACGGGTTGATGCCGCACGCCTGAAAGCCTACCAAACCCTCTGGAAGGCCCGCGAAGAGAAAGCCCACACTCGCGACGCCGCGATGGTAAAGTGGTACGGCCCGCAGGTCGCTGTTGACACAGTCCGTGCGTGTCTCGTTCTGCATGGCCACTACGGCTACTCGGATGACTTCGGCCTCGGGAAGCGCCTTCAGGACGTGCTCGGCCAGCAGATAGCAGACGGGACGCCACACGTCCAGAAGATAATCGTTGCACGGGAGACGTTCGGTCGTGAGTACCTGCCCTACGACCGGTAA
- a CDS encoding ABC transporter ATP-binding protein: MLKTESLEKRFGNLKAVNDVSIDIEEGEFRSLIGPNGAGKTTLFNLVTGALTPSSGQIYFDGENITDLEPHEIAQRGCSRSFQITSIFPDLSVEENLRVMAQAKLRGRPSMFKRKEELVEPLKRVDELVDLLDLEDVRERTASELSHGQKRHLEIGLTLARDPNLLMLDEPTAGMSQEETREIIDLLNEIKSDYTVLLVEHDMDVVMSLSDRIMVLHHGEVIAEGTPDVVRDDERVREAYLGVEETYV, translated from the coding sequence ATGTTAAAAACCGAGTCATTAGAGAAACGGTTTGGGAATCTAAAGGCTGTCAATGATGTCTCGATAGATATCGAGGAGGGGGAATTCCGGTCGCTCATAGGGCCGAACGGGGCGGGTAAGACGACATTATTCAATCTCGTTACCGGGGCACTAACGCCGTCCAGCGGTCAAATCTACTTCGACGGCGAGAACATAACGGACCTCGAACCACATGAAATCGCCCAGCGGGGCTGTTCGCGTTCGTTCCAAATCACGAGCATTTTCCCCGACCTGAGCGTTGAGGAGAACCTCAGGGTGATGGCTCAAGCGAAACTGAGGGGCCGGCCCTCGATGTTCAAACGAAAGGAGGAACTCGTTGAGCCACTCAAACGAGTGGACGAACTCGTTGACCTCCTTGACTTGGAGGACGTCCGCGAGCGAACAGCGTCTGAACTTTCTCACGGACAGAAACGCCATCTCGAGATTGGACTAACGCTTGCACGGGACCCGAACTTGCTGATGCTTGATGAACCGACGGCAGGTATGTCTCAGGAAGAGACACGCGAGATTATCGACCTGCTCAATGAGATCAAATCTGACTACACGGTGTTGCTCGTTGAGCACGACATGGACGTCGTCATGTCCCTGTCCGACCGTATCATGGTTCTCCACCACGGTGAGGTTATTGCTGAGGGGACGCCAGATGTCGTCCGCGACGACGAACGCGTACGTGAGGCGTACCTCGGTGTGGAGGAAACCTATGTCTAG